The window attttttttaaatatttgatatCATTTGTAAAAAGAcgttttttgaatcgagaattgattctaaatcgattcataattttaaataatcaatttagaaaaaaaaatatttatttttgtaattactaaatttttaaaaatactttttggaatcgagaattgattctaaatcgattcataatttagaaaaatcaatataaaaatattttttttaaatgaatagaaaaaatatatatatatatatgtatgtatatatatatgtatattaataggAATCgattttaaacattttcaaatcgaTTTctaaataattttcaaaaattgattaaaaaaaatatttaaagaagggcatttttttttatataggaaTCAGTTTTTGAAAATACGTTTTTGAATCAAcaattgattcaaaatcaattcatAATCTTAAAAAATCATTATAATATatttgaaaaaatgaaaaaaaaaaaagttttttatattTGATATCATTTGTAAAAAGACGTTTTATAATCGACAATTGcgtctaaatcgattcataatttgaaataatcaatttagaagaaaatttgttttatttttttattactcaattaaaaaaaatacttttttgattgagaattgattctaaattgattcgtaatttcttttttaaattgattaaaaaaatatacattttaaaaaatgaccataaacatatatttttaataagaatacatttttaaaaatcgtttttgaattgcAAATCACTTGAAAATCGAGTCAtggttttcaaaaatcaatttgaaaatatattttaaaaaatttaaatttttctactaagaatccatttttataaatgtgttataaatctattctaaattgattcataccTTTCAACAATTGAATTTGAAATATATAAGTATAAATATTTTCATATCCGTTTTTCAATGGAGGATGGATTCTGAGCGGAATGGTCGGCCCAGAACTGGACCTCTGCCGGTGAGGTGGCCAAAGGTTCCAGTTGGTCCAAGTCCCCCTCATGCCTCGCAGTACCCCGGACCGACCACAAGGGCAGCTCGGCTCTCCCTCCTCCGGTCCCGCTTCCTGCCCAGTCGGACCCTCCAGCAGACGGCGCTGGACGCCAGCAGGCCCAGCCCGGCCGCCAGCAGCACCAGACCCAGCACGGAGATGGTGGAGCCGTGCGAGTTGAAGGTGTACGCCACCGCCGTCACCACCACGCCGGCGATGAGCACCACCACGCCGAATGGCACCGTGCAGCGGTAGCAGGACATCTCGGCGCCGCCCGTGGCAGCGCTCAGTTGGGCCTCGTTGACGTGCGGCACCGAGGTTGTCGTGACGACGGCGTGGTCTTTCCTGGGCTTGTCGCCGCCCAGCTTCACGTAGGAGAACATGGTGGGGATCTTAATGGCGCCGTCTTCGGGCGGGACCATCTTGGTGGCCAGGAAGAGGTGGGCCATCTTTAGCTTGTCAGCCAATCACAGACGAGCTGGGCGAAAAGTTCAATGAATGGATGAAGGAACTCAAGTTGGTCCATAAATGAACCTGAGGTGTCCAGACCCTCAGGTTCTAGTTTCTTATGTTTAGAGTCTGGTTCTGCTCACATTGCTGCGACTCTTTGTTCTGTCCCTTTAGGGGGAGGTACTGTCATGACCAGGCTGTCAGTCGGTTCTAGTTTCTTATGTTTACAGTCTAGTTCTGCTCACATTGCTGCGACTCTTGGTTCTGTCCCTTaaagggggggtactgtcatgaccaGGCTGTCAGTCGGTTCTAGTTTCTTATGTTTACAGTCTAGTTCTGCTCACATTGCTGCGACTCTTTGTTCTGTCCCTTTAGGGGGGGTTACTGTCATGACCTGATTCCCAGGTTGTGTCATGTTATTTTCCGGGTGTTTTGTTTAGTTCTGTTTCTATCGCCCCTTTGGTTTACAGTCCAGTTACTAGGGTGCTGGAACAGCGTCAAACTAGAACCAACACAAAACCTgactgacaggtcatgacagcgatatctaaatttaaaaaaatacttttttgaattgagaattgattctaaatcgattcataatttagaaaaatcaatataaaaatatttttttcactgaaaagaaaaaaatatagggttagggttagggttagggttagggttagggttagggttagggttagggttaactagGGTTAACCGTAACTGCCTTGTGACCacgccccgatgcaagatggcgccagtatgtgctttggcctgccgtctctcgctgtcagctctgttcgtttttgtgttttttgcgtctattttcgtctctgtcagctcactgcttgtgtatgaccgccaaacactgttggatctttgcccctctcccactgatatgatcaacttcgacgttggtttttcgacgtcccagtcagctttttcacctggccggattcctgccttcctttcccgccccctggctcctctcccccggcggaagcgtctccggcgccgcggtaaacgtggcggccagctggtgaaagttagggcactcctggcccggcttcccgtggctccccgaaggatgaatggtgcggtatccggtctcctcctgcacccacgctcgctcgatccgatcggctcctggctggttcctatcgttggtttggaggaagaagcttgccgtcgtcgctcctgctgtccccgcccccggaggcgcggggtggatcaccgccacctgcgggctgtgtgtcgggccccacccggattaattgcggccttggacgtgctggcccccgccaggttcggtcttgtgaacgcaagatctttgacaaacaaaacttttatcctgaaggatttcttcacttcccgcggactggacttcctctgtgtgacggagacatggctgagagccggtgagtccgcccctcttaatgaacttctgcctccggagtgttcctactttaattccccacggccgtccggtcgaaaaggaggaggattagcagtcgtttttaaaaatgactttaaatgccgtcagatccgcctacaatcctccttttcaagcttcgaactgtgcatgtttgaactgggtctttctgatgtcgtcctgtgtgccgtcatctatcgaccacccaagtaccacaaagactttataactgacttttctgaatttctggctgaaatcctgcccaaatatgatcgtgtccttattgtgggtgattttaatattcacacctgctgcccagatgagccgctttccaggagcttcctgaatataatcgactcatttaactttgtacagtctgtgtgtggttctacacatgaacgcgggcatacactcgatttagtgctctcgtatggtttgtgtgtttttaatttggacatttgcgacgctgtgttctctgatcacatgccgatcctgtttgatattgccacgcagtgtccagttaaattgtgcgcaccgccccaacgctctcgcatgtttaattcttcgtctcctgctcggttctcctctatttttttgactctttgtgatgataattctgcagcatctgtgtgtctgaatactgaagagttggtttctgggttcaactctatctgttcacaaacactggacacgatcgcgcctttcaaatgccgccgcgctaaagccacgcctcaaccctggttgaatgacgtcactcgggctgccaggcgcgtatgtagaagagcagagagaaaatggaaaaaagacaggctgcatgtgtcctttgccatttttaaagaaagcctgttttcctttcagatgactgtaaaagcagaaatgaatatatatctatctcagattatatcttctaactgtaacaaccccagagttctgtttaaaactattaacactgtcattgatgctcccaaatctgctggttttgatgcttcttttgaattctgtgaaaattgtctccattttttcactgacaaaattgtgtcaactagagccagtctatctcagccttcatatgacccttctgttcccctgcatttctcttctgttttccatcagtttgagccggtgtccttttcttttttaagtgacacagttagtcgtatgaagccctctggttctcctgcagatgccctcccacctcgcctgtttaaggaggtacttgctactattggatcaagtgtccttaacattatcaatagtagcctctcttctggaatagttccagtagagtttaaacatgcagtggtacgacctctacttaaaaaacccagcctcgacccctctctcctctctaacttcagacctatctctaatcttccatacatttccaaaatattagagaaggttgtctacagtcagttgctgcccttcttagaggataatggtatcactgagctgttccagtccggttttaaagccctccacagcacagagtcagcgcttctaaaagtttttaacgatatcctcctgtccactgattctggtaaatatgttgtcctggtgcttttagatctgtctgctgcgttccacaccgtcgaccacgccaccttaatcactcgtcttgagaactgtgtgggcattaagggcgccgccctcaactggttccggtcgtacctaaccgacaggagtttttgtgtaaaagtagacagttttatgtcgtccacagctcctttaccacatggggtcccccagggttcaatccttgccccaattttatttgcgctttaccttctcccccttggttctatttttaggaagtacagtattgcatttcatttttatgccgatgattgccagatttattttcccatggcacaaaataacacggttcaaagtcttattgactgcctgcacgacatcaaagtctggctttcagctaacttcctgagcctaaatgaagacaaaacagaagttatgttgttcggtccaagtcgctctccctcccccaacgttgacctcggcactctgaccccgtatctcagcgactctgtcacaaacctgggggtaaagtttgactcagattttaaattcgaaaaacaaatcagcagcgtcgttcaaaaaagcttttatcaattacgccaaatagcgaaagtgaaaccgcttttatcaagacatgatcttgagaaattaatccacgcttttatctcgactcgtcttgattactgtaatgccctgtatgttggcattagccaggcctccctcgcccgcctgcagctcgtacagaactctgctgctcgtctgctaacacagacccgcagacgtgagcacatcacccctattttagcgtcccttcactggctccctgtgcgttaccgaatacattttaaactccttttatttgtttttaaatgtctaaacaacctcgcgccaacctatctctccgacctccttcagccttactgccccacccgatccttaagatcagccgatcagctgctgttgacggtccctgacacaaggctgaagcttagaggtgacagagctttcgccgttgctgctcccaagctctggaacgacctacccctgagtgttagacaagcctcctctcttcctgtttttaaatctctcttaaaaacatacttttattccatggcttttaacactgagtgatatccatcctgcaatggcgccccataatacacctgctgtgatcctgtttttatgtttttatgtttttattaattctattttaattatttatttttttatcatgttctgtttgtgttgtgttgtgtttgctcggtactcgttttatcttttaacctgctcattgtacagcactttggctacccctgtggtaaattttaaatgtgctttataaataaagttgatttgatttgatttgatatatgtatattaataggAATAgattttaaacattttcaaatcgaTTTctaaataattttcaaaaattgataaaaaaaaatatttaaagaagggcattttttttatataggaaTCAGTTTTTGAAAATACGTTTTTGAATCAacatttgattcaaaatcaattcatAATCTTAAAAAATCATTATAATATATttgaaaaaatgcaaaaaatgcaaaaaattgatatcatttgtaaaaaaaaaacgttttataatCGACAATtgcttctaaatcgattcataatttgaaATAATCAATTTAGAAGAAAATTGTTTGGTTTACAGTCCAGTTACTAGGGTGCTGAAACAGCGTCAAACTAGAACCGACACAAAACCTgactgacaggtcatgacagcgatatctaaatttaaaaaaatactttttttgaattgagaattgattctaaatcgattcataatttagaaaaatcaatataaaaatatttttttcactgaaaagaaaaaaatatatattttaataacgatcactttttaaacattttcaaattaaatttctaaaatattttaaaaaatagattaa of the Nerophis lumbriciformis linkage group LG32, RoL_Nlum_v2.1, whole genome shotgun sequence genome contains:
- the LOC133574912 gene encoding transmembrane protein 100-like; protein product: MAHLFLATKMVPPEDGAIKIPTMFSYVKLGGDKPRKDHAVVTTTSVPHVNEAQLSAATGGAEMSCYRCTVPFGVVVLIAGVVVTAVAYTFNSHGSTISVLGLVLLAAGLGLLASSAVCWRVRLGRKRDRRRESRAALVVGPGYCEA